From Panicum hallii strain FIL2 chromosome 2, PHallii_v3.1, whole genome shotgun sequence, a single genomic window includes:
- the LOC112882679 gene encoding peroxidase 1-like, whose amino-acid sequence MAAAATTCCRRSAPAALLAVAALLCTTTTGGSAAGAGQPLDVGYYNKTCPAAEEIVRNETAAAVRESPDLAAALLRLHYHDCFVQGCDASVLLDSTPTNTAEKDAMPNGSLRGFDLVARVKDRLERACPATVSCADILALMARDAVALSKGPSWPVALGRRDGRTSSAGSCGELPPLHGDVNLLVQAFAAKGLDVKDLVVLSGAHTLGKAHCPSYADRLYPSAGCSTADPALDARYADRLRLRCASANNADDDSSSNSTSELDPGSCVTFDTSYYRHVARRRGLLRSDAYLLDHRFTRAYVLQAASGRYDGHFFHDFAVSMAKMASIGVLTGDQGEIRTKCNVVN is encoded by the exons atggccgcggcggcgaccaCCTGCTGCAGGAGGTCTGCACCGGCGGCACTGCTAGCAGTAGCAGCCCTGCTGTGTACTACTACTACCGGAGGATCTGCTGCAGGAGCAGGGCAGCCGCTCGATGTGGGCTACTACAACAAGACGTGCCCGGCCGCCGAGGAGATTGTGCGCAacgagacggcggcggcagtcAGGGAGTCGCCGGACCTCGCCGCAGCGCTCCTCAGGCTGCACTACCACGACTGCTTCGTACAG GGCTGCGACGCGTCGGTGCTGCTGGACTCTACCCCCACCAACACCGCGGAGAAGGACGCCATGCCCAACGGCAGCCTCCGTGGCTTCGACCTCGTCGCCCGCGTCAAGGACCGGCTCGAGAGGGCGTGCCCGGCCACCGTCTCCTGCGCCGACATCCTCGCGCTCATGGCCCGCGACGCCGTCGCCCTGTCCAAGGGCCCCTCCTGGCCCGTCGCGCTCGGCCGCCGCGACGGACGCACCTCCAGCGCCGGCAGCTGCGGCGAGCTGCCCCCGCTGCACGGCGACGTCAACCTCCTCGTCCAGGCCTTCGCCGCCAAGGGCCTCGACGTCAAGGACCTCGTCGTGCTCTCCGGCGCCCACACGCTCGGCAAGGCGCACTGCCCCTCCTACGCCGACCGCCTCTACCCCTCCGCCGGATGCAGCACCGCCGACCCCGCGCTCGACGCCCGCTACGCCGACAGGCTGCGCTTGCGCTGCGCCAGCGCCAATAACGCCGACGACGACAGCAGCAGTAACAGCACGTCGGAGCTCGACCCCGGGAGCTGCGTCACCTTCGACACCAGCTACTACCGCCacgtcgcccgccgccgcggcctgctCCGCTCCGACGCCTACCTCCTGGACCACCGCTTCACCAGGGCCTACGTGCTGCAGGCCGCCTCAGGCAGGTACGACGGCCACTTCTTCCACGACTTCGCCGTCTCCATGGCCAAGATGGCCTCCATCGGCGTGCTCACCGGAGACCAGGGAGAGATCAGGACAAAATGCAACGTCGTCAACTGA
- the LOC112881658 gene encoding peroxidase 1-like, whose translation MASRPLSSSRMINMGVAAALVLSAAAMAAGLEMDFYSSTCPHVEQIVKEEMVEILKEAPTLAGPLLRLHFHDCFVRGCDGSVLLDSTPTSTAEKDATPNLTLRGFGSVQRIKDRLEKACPGTVSCADILALMARDAVVFARGPSWPVALGRRDGRVSIANETNQLPPPTANFTTLVQMFAAKGLGVKDLVVLSGGHTLGTAHCNLFSDRLYNFTGANNLADVDPALDATYLARLRSRCRSLADNTTLNEMDPGSFLSFDASYYRLVAKRRGLFHSDAALLTDPATRAYVQRQATGLFADEFFRDFANSMVKMSTIDVLTGAQGEIRNKCYLVN comes from the coding sequence ATGGCGTCTAGGCctctcagcagcagcaggatgATCAATATGGGCGTTGCTGCTGCGCTCGTCCTCTCGGCGGCCGCCATGGCTGCTGGGCTGGAGATGGATTTCTACAGCAGCACCTGCCCGCACGTGGAGCAGATCGTCAAGGAGGAGATGGTGGAGATCCTCAAGGAGGCGCCGACGCTCGCCGGCCCGCTGCTCCGCCTCCACTTCCACGACTGCTTCGTCAGGGGATGCGACGGCTCCGTGCTGCTGGACTCCACGCCCACCAGCACGGCGGAGAAGGACGCCACGCCCAACCTCACCCTGCGGGGCTTCGGCTCCGTGCAGCGGATCAAGGACAGGCTCGAGAAGGCCTGCCCGGGCACCGTCTCCTGCGCCGACATCCTCGCGCTCATGGCGCGCGACGCCGTCGTGTTCGCCAGGGGCCCCTCCTGGCCCGTCGCCCTCGGCCGCCGCGACGGCCGCGTCTCCATCGCCAATGAGACCAACCAGCTGCCCCCGCCCACCGCCAACTTCACCACCCTCGTCCAGATGTTCGCCGCCAAGGGCCTCGGCGTCAAGGACCTCGTCGTGCTATCCGGCGGCCACACCCTCGGCACCGCGCACTGCAACCTCTTCAGCGACCGCCTCTACAACTTCACCGGCGCCAACAACCTCGCCGACGTCGACCCGGCGCTCGACGCCACCTACCTGGCCCGCCTCAGGTCCAGGTGCCGGAGCCTCGCCGACAACACCACGCTCAACGAGATGGACCCCGGCAGCTTCCTCAGCTTCGACGCCAGCTACTACCGCCTGGTGGCCAAGCGCCGGGGGCTCTTCCACTCCGACGCCGCGCTGCTCACCGACCCGGCCACCAGGGCCTACGTCCAGCGCCAGGCCACCGGCCTCTTCGCCGACGAGTTCTTCCGTGACTTCGCCAACTCCATGGTCAAGATGTCCACCATCGACGTGCTCACCGGAGCGCAGGGCGAGATCAGGAACAAATGCTACCTCGTCAACTAA
- the LOC112882579 gene encoding peroxidase 1-like gives MAAAARAAAPLAALLLLLTIAAVPPPAEAHVQIGAYNKTCPQAEDIVLKEMTAILAKSPNLAGPVLRLFSVDCFVGGCEGSILLDSTASNTAEKDSPLNQGVGGYQVVDAIKAKLEAACPGVVSCADTLALAARDSVRLTKGPFIPLPTGRRDGNRSVAADVAPNSPPPGATIADIIALFANKFNLTAKDLAVLSGAHTIGRARCSTVSPRLYNLGGRNGASDPTLDGNYTATLRGQCKPGDNATLVDLDPPTPTTFDTDYYTLVAGNRGLLSTDAALLLDPATSAYVAAQANATSPDQFFADFAASFVAMSRLGVLTHHKGEIRQVCSKVNPPAPTSTNAGAAAGRSYHTAGLALITTLAVALLM, from the exons atggccgccgccgcaagagcagcagcaccactggcagcgctgctgctgctcctgacGATAGCAgcggtgccgccgccggcggaggCCCACGTGCAGATCGGCGCGTACAACAAGACGTGCCCGCAGGCGGAGGACATCGTGCTCAAGGAGATGACGGCCATCCTCGCCAAGTCTCCCAACCTCGCCGGCCCCGTGCTTCGCCTCTTCTCCGTCGACTGCTTCGTCGGCGGCTGCGAGGGCTCCATCCTGCTGGACTCCACGGCCAGCAACACCGCCGAGAAGGACTCGCCGCTGAACCAGGGCGTCGGAGGGTACCAGGTGGTGGACGCCATCAAGGCCAAGCTCGAAGCCGCCTGCCCCGGCGTCGTCTCCTGCGCCGACACGCTCGCCCTCGCCGCGCGTGACTCCGTCAGGCTG ACGAAGGGGCCCTTCATCCCGCTCCCGACTGGCCGGAGGGACGGCAACAGGTCGGTGGCCGCCGACGTGGCCCCTAACTCGCCGCCCCCAGGCGCTACCATCGCCGACATCATCGCCCTGTTTGCCAACAAGTTCAACCTCACCGCCAAGGACCTCGCCGTCCTCTCCG GCGCGCACACGATCGGTCGGGCTCGGTGCTCGACGGTGTCGCCGCGGCTGTACAACTTGGGCGGTCGGAACGGCGCCTCCGACCCCACGCTGGACGGCAACTACACGGCCACCCTGCGCGGGCAGTGCAAGCCCGGCGACAACGCCACCCTCGTGGACCTCGACCCTCCCACGCCCACCACCTTCGACACCGACTACTACACCCTCGTCGCCGGCAACAGGGGCCTCCTCTCCACCGACGCCGCGCTGCTCCTCGACCCCGCCACCAGCGCCTACGTCGCCGCCCAGGCCAACGCCACCTCCCCCGACCAGTTCTTCGCCGACTTCGCCGCGTCCTTCGTCGCCATGAGCAGGCTCGGCGTCCTCACGCACCACAAGGGCGAGATCAGGCAGGTCTGCTCCAAGGTCAACCCGCCGGCACCGACGAGCACCAACGCCGGCGCCGCAGCTGGCAGGAGCTACCACACCGCGGGGTTGGCACTGATCACTACGCTGGCCGTGGCTCTGCTGATGTGA